Proteins found in one Canis lupus baileyi chromosome 26, mCanLup2.hap1, whole genome shotgun sequence genomic segment:
- the FAM110A gene encoding protein FAM110A isoform X3 — protein MNLAVAGLQLPTFCLDLSPHFSCLLRPKPLGYVTVMPVDTLTPGARDTPALPFRLRTKVPGYLLRRPADGGARKPSAVERLEADKAKYVKSLHVANTRQEPVQPLLSKQPLFSPGTRRTVLTPSRRVLPGPGRRPQLDLDILSNLIDLCDSPASPTEASRTPARTEGAHQAPPATPPRPPPSTAAVRRVDVRPLPASPARPCPSPGTATASSPARPPGLQRSKSDLSERFSRAAADLERFFNFCGLDPEEARGLGVAHLARASSDIVSLAGPSAGPGSSEGDCSRRSSATVEERARERVPYGVSVVERNARVIKWLYGLRQARDTPAAEG, from the coding sequence CCGTTGCCGGCCTCCAGCTGCCAACTTTCTGCCTGGATCTTTCTCCTCATTTCTCCTGTCTCCTCAGACCGAAGCCCTTGGGGTATGTAACAGTCATGCCCGTGGACACACTGACTCCAGGAGCCCGGGACACCCCTGCCCTACCTTTCCGCCTGCGGACCAAGGTCCCCGGCTACCTGCTCCGGCGGCCAGCAGATGGTGGAGCCCGGAAACCTAGTGCGGTGGAGCGCCTGGAAGCTGACAAGGCCAAGTATGTCAAGAGCCTGCATGTGGCCAATACCCGCCAGGAACCTGTGCAGCCCCTGCTGTCCAAACAGCCACTCTTCAGCCCTGGGACTCGCCGCACCGTGCTCACACCTAGCCGCCGAGTCCTGCCTGGTCCCGGCCGCCGGCCCCAGCTGGACCTGGATATCCTTAGCAACCTCATCGACTTGTGTGACAGTCCCGCATCCCCAACTGAGGCCAGCCGTACCCCTGCACGGACAGAGGGagcccaccaggcacccccagccACCCCTCCACGCCCGCCACCGAGTACGGCTGCTGTCCGCCGAGTGGATGTCCGTCCCCTGCCTGCCTCACCTGCCCGGCCCTGCCCATCACCAGGCACTGCCactgcctccagcccagcccGGCCCCCAGGTTTGCAACGCTCCAAGTCGGATTTGAGTGAGCGTTTCTCAAGGGCAGCAGCTGACCTGGAGCGATTTTTTAACTTCTGTGGCCTAGACCCGGAGGAGGCACGGGGGTTGGGTGTGGCCCATCTGGCACGGGCCAGCTCAGACATCGTATCCTTGGCTGGGCCCAGTGCTGGGCCTGGCAGCTCTGAGGGAGACTGCTCCCGCCGCAGCTCTGCCACCGTTGAGGAGCGGGCCCGGGAGCGCGTCCCTTACGGGGTGTCGGTGGTAGAGCGCAACGCCCGTGTGATCAAGTGGCTGTACGGGTTGCGGCAAGCACGGGAtaccccagcagctgagggctaG
- the FAM110A gene encoding protein FAM110A isoform X2, with product MPVDTLTPGARDTPALPFRLRTKVPGYLLRRPADGGARKPSAVERLEADKAKYVKSLHVANTRQEPVQPLLSKQPLFSPGTRRTVLTPSRRVLPGPGRRPQLDLDILSNLIDLCDSPASPTEASRTPARTEGAHQAPPATPPRPPPSTAAVRRVDVRPLPASPARPCPSPGTATASSPARPPGLQRSKSDLSERFSRAAADLERFFNFCGLDPEEARGLGVAHLARASSDIVSLAGPSAGPGSSEGDCSRRSSATVEERARERVPYGVSVVERNARVIKWLYGLRQARDTPAAEG from the coding sequence ATGCCCGTGGACACACTGACTCCAGGAGCCCGGGACACCCCTGCCCTACCTTTCCGCCTGCGGACCAAGGTCCCCGGCTACCTGCTCCGGCGGCCAGCAGATGGTGGAGCCCGGAAACCTAGTGCGGTGGAGCGCCTGGAAGCTGACAAGGCCAAGTATGTCAAGAGCCTGCATGTGGCCAATACCCGCCAGGAACCTGTGCAGCCCCTGCTGTCCAAACAGCCACTCTTCAGCCCTGGGACTCGCCGCACCGTGCTCACACCTAGCCGCCGAGTCCTGCCTGGTCCCGGCCGCCGGCCCCAGCTGGACCTGGATATCCTTAGCAACCTCATCGACTTGTGTGACAGTCCCGCATCCCCAACTGAGGCCAGCCGTACCCCTGCACGGACAGAGGGagcccaccaggcacccccagccACCCCTCCACGCCCGCCACCGAGTACGGCTGCTGTCCGCCGAGTGGATGTCCGTCCCCTGCCTGCCTCACCTGCCCGGCCCTGCCCATCACCAGGCACTGCCactgcctccagcccagcccGGCCCCCAGGTTTGCAACGCTCCAAGTCGGATTTGAGTGAGCGTTTCTCAAGGGCAGCAGCTGACCTGGAGCGATTTTTTAACTTCTGTGGCCTAGACCCGGAGGAGGCACGGGGGTTGGGTGTGGCCCATCTGGCACGGGCCAGCTCAGACATCGTATCCTTGGCTGGGCCCAGTGCTGGGCCTGGCAGCTCTGAGGGAGACTGCTCCCGCCGCAGCTCTGCCACCGTTGAGGAGCGGGCCCGGGAGCGCGTCCCTTACGGGGTGTCGGTGGTAGAGCGCAACGCCCGTGTGATCAAGTGGCTGTACGGGTTGCGGCAAGCACGGGAtaccccagcagctgagggctaG
- the FAM110A gene encoding protein FAM110A isoform X1, whose translation MDTCAPRPKPLGYVTVMPVDTLTPGARDTPALPFRLRTKVPGYLLRRPADGGARKPSAVERLEADKAKYVKSLHVANTRQEPVQPLLSKQPLFSPGTRRTVLTPSRRVLPGPGRRPQLDLDILSNLIDLCDSPASPTEASRTPARTEGAHQAPPATPPRPPPSTAAVRRVDVRPLPASPARPCPSPGTATASSPARPPGLQRSKSDLSERFSRAAADLERFFNFCGLDPEEARGLGVAHLARASSDIVSLAGPSAGPGSSEGDCSRRSSATVEERARERVPYGVSVVERNARVIKWLYGLRQARDTPAAEG comes from the exons ATGGACACGTGTGCACCCAG ACCGAAGCCCTTGGGGTATGTAACAGTCATGCCCGTGGACACACTGACTCCAGGAGCCCGGGACACCCCTGCCCTACCTTTCCGCCTGCGGACCAAGGTCCCCGGCTACCTGCTCCGGCGGCCAGCAGATGGTGGAGCCCGGAAACCTAGTGCGGTGGAGCGCCTGGAAGCTGACAAGGCCAAGTATGTCAAGAGCCTGCATGTGGCCAATACCCGCCAGGAACCTGTGCAGCCCCTGCTGTCCAAACAGCCACTCTTCAGCCCTGGGACTCGCCGCACCGTGCTCACACCTAGCCGCCGAGTCCTGCCTGGTCCCGGCCGCCGGCCCCAGCTGGACCTGGATATCCTTAGCAACCTCATCGACTTGTGTGACAGTCCCGCATCCCCAACTGAGGCCAGCCGTACCCCTGCACGGACAGAGGGagcccaccaggcacccccagccACCCCTCCACGCCCGCCACCGAGTACGGCTGCTGTCCGCCGAGTGGATGTCCGTCCCCTGCCTGCCTCACCTGCCCGGCCCTGCCCATCACCAGGCACTGCCactgcctccagcccagcccGGCCCCCAGGTTTGCAACGCTCCAAGTCGGATTTGAGTGAGCGTTTCTCAAGGGCAGCAGCTGACCTGGAGCGATTTTTTAACTTCTGTGGCCTAGACCCGGAGGAGGCACGGGGGTTGGGTGTGGCCCATCTGGCACGGGCCAGCTCAGACATCGTATCCTTGGCTGGGCCCAGTGCTGGGCCTGGCAGCTCTGAGGGAGACTGCTCCCGCCGCAGCTCTGCCACCGTTGAGGAGCGGGCCCGGGAGCGCGTCCCTTACGGGGTGTCGGTGGTAGAGCGCAACGCCCGTGTGATCAAGTGGCTGTACGGGTTGCGGCAAGCACGGGAtaccccagcagctgagggctaG